One genomic window of Silurus meridionalis isolate SWU-2019-XX chromosome 22, ASM1480568v1, whole genome shotgun sequence includes the following:
- the LOC124375886 gene encoding hemoglobin embryonic subunit alpha-like isoform X1 — MPLYKRVIRFEAVYRSQDHSETMSLSAKDKAAIKAFWDKISSKAEEIGSQALYRMLTVYPQTKTYFTHWTDMSFNSAQLKKHGKTVMSGVEVAVNKIDDLTSGMLSLSELHAYQLRVDPANFKILSHNLLVVLAILFPTDFTPDVHVSMDKFLAAVSLALSEKYR, encoded by the exons ATGCCCTTGTATAAAAGAGTGATTCGTTTTGAAGCAGTTTACAGAAGTCAAGACCACTCTGAAACCATGAGTCTCTCTGCCAAAGACAAAGCTGCCATCAAAGCCTTCTGGGACAAGATCTCCTCAAAGGCTGAGGAAATCGGTAGCCAAGCTCTGTACAG GATGCTGACTGTTTATCCTCAGACCAAAACCTACTTTACCCATTGGACGGACATGAGCTTCAACTCTGCTCAGTTGAAGAAGCATGGAAAGACTGTAATGTCTGGTGTTGAAGTGGCTGTCAACAAAATCGATGATCTGACCAGCGGGATGCTCAGCCTAAGCGAGCTGCACGCTTACCAGCTGCGTGTTGATCCAGCCAACTTCAAG ATCCTCTCACACAATTTGCTTGTGGTTCTGGCCATCCTGTTCCCCACTGACTTTACTCCTGATGTACACGTGTCTATGGATAAGTTTCTTGCTGCAGTGTCCCTGGCCCTCTCCGAGAAGTACAGATAA
- the LOC124375886 gene encoding hemoglobin embryonic subunit alpha-like isoform X2: MSLSAKDKAAIKAFWDKISSKAEEIGSQALYRMLTVYPQTKTYFTHWTDMSFNSAQLKKHGKTVMSGVEVAVNKIDDLTSGMLSLSELHAYQLRVDPANFKILSHNLLVVLAILFPTDFTPDVHVSMDKFLAAVSLALSEKYR, encoded by the exons ATGAGTCTCTCTGCCAAAGACAAAGCTGCCATCAAAGCCTTCTGGGACAAGATCTCCTCAAAGGCTGAGGAAATCGGTAGCCAAGCTCTGTACAG GATGCTGACTGTTTATCCTCAGACCAAAACCTACTTTACCCATTGGACGGACATGAGCTTCAACTCTGCTCAGTTGAAGAAGCATGGAAAGACTGTAATGTCTGGTGTTGAAGTGGCTGTCAACAAAATCGATGATCTGACCAGCGGGATGCTCAGCCTAAGCGAGCTGCACGCTTACCAGCTGCGTGTTGATCCAGCCAACTTCAAG ATCCTCTCACACAATTTGCTTGTGGTTCTGGCCATCCTGTTCCCCACTGACTTTACTCCTGATGTACACGTGTCTATGGATAAGTTTCTTGCTGCAGTGTCCCTGGCCCTCTCCGAGAAGTACAGATAA